One part of the Quercus lobata isolate SW786 chromosome 7, ValleyOak3.0 Primary Assembly, whole genome shotgun sequence genome encodes these proteins:
- the LOC115952492 gene encoding auxin response factor 17-like — protein sequence MGHISQTLLNYNTFPASMQGARQNLFSKSSLSNFISENNMCIDNSFGNNTVPKLKSVSTELNIGSSQSENLSPDSQSSMHSPFGTEFVGTQYCSSPKVGTGSFQLFGKIIHTNQPVESGFDDIGCAEDDGSKGYNETDDVNNPLDHSLNYTNCLTGLMFNAREPQLSGNVICELVVASMSCR from the coding sequence ATGGGACACATAAGCCAAACATTGTTGAATTATAACACTTTTCCTGCTAGCATGCAGGGAGCCAGGCAAAATCTATTCAGCAAATCCAGTTTATCCAACTTCATAAGTGAAAACAATATGTGCATTGATAATTCCTTTGGCAACAACACGGTGCCAAAGTTGAAAAGTGTGTCTACTGAGCTGAATATTGGAAGTTCACAGTCTGAAAACTTATCACCTGATAGCCAGAGTAGTATGCACTCCCCCTTTGGAACTGAATTCGTTGGAACCCAATACTGCAGCTCACCAAAAGTTGGTACTGGGTCCTTTCAGTTGTTTGGTAAGATTATTCATACGAATCAACCTGTTGAAAGTGGGTTCGATGACATTGGTTGTGCAGAAGATGATGGCAGTAAGGGGTACAATGAAACTGATGATGTAAACAACCCACTAGATCATTCTTTGAATTACACAAACTGCTTGACAGGCTTGATGTTCAATGCCAGAGAGCCTCAGCTGTCGGGGAATGTAATTTGTGAACTAGTGGTTGCATCTATGTCATGCAGATAA